One Gemmatimonadota bacterium DNA window includes the following coding sequences:
- the thiO gene encoding glycine oxidase ThiO — MPVRKWRSSVAQRSDIVVIGGGIVGLAVARRLCLSGCAVTVLERHRTGRGASWAAAGMLAPHCEFDEPDPFFALCKTGLERYAGFIETLREETGCPIDYNSTGVVFPALSDRGQARLETRYERHLRDGVPVERLTVREARRLEPNLTNGIRMALRYPDDHQVENRDVITALAQSVLKGGGVIQEGVTARKILLDGHRVAGVDTTEGTWKAQTVVNAMGCRARYLDGIASAWRIPVRPVRGQILALRAGNAPPFRHTIYTSGVYLVPRSDGRLIIGATVEEAGFRDEVTLGGVMQLFRDALELAPGLKTWALDSTWSGLRPVARDGWPVLGATGTPGLFAASGHGRNGILLAPLTGDLLAEAILHDRVPRIMQPFLPDRFYPAGSGETNDERDR; from the coding sequence TTGCCGGTGAGGAAGTGGCGGAGTTCCGTGGCGCAGCGATCGGACATCGTGGTCATCGGCGGCGGGATCGTCGGATTGGCCGTGGCCAGGCGGCTGTGTCTCTCCGGCTGTGCGGTCACGGTACTGGAACGGCACCGGACCGGCCGTGGAGCATCCTGGGCCGCCGCGGGCATGCTGGCGCCCCACTGCGAATTCGATGAACCCGATCCCTTTTTCGCCCTGTGCAAGACCGGATTGGAACGCTACGCCGGTTTCATCGAAACGCTCAGGGAGGAAACCGGATGCCCGATCGATTACAACTCGACCGGGGTGGTTTTTCCGGCATTGAGCGACCGGGGACAGGCGCGGTTGGAGACGCGGTATGAACGGCATCTCCGGGACGGCGTTCCCGTAGAACGGCTGACCGTACGAGAGGCGCGGCGCCTCGAGCCGAATCTGACGAACGGAATCCGCATGGCGCTGCGCTACCCGGACGACCACCAGGTCGAAAACCGGGACGTGATCACGGCCCTCGCGCAATCGGTTCTGAAGGGCGGCGGCGTGATCCAAGAAGGCGTTACCGCGCGTAAAATCCTGCTGGACGGCCACCGTGTCGCCGGAGTGGATACGACGGAAGGCACCTGGAAAGCACAGACGGTGGTGAACGCCATGGGTTGCCGGGCGCGCTACCTGGACGGCATTGCGTCCGCCTGGAGAATCCCCGTCCGGCCGGTGCGCGGGCAGATCCTCGCGTTGCGGGCAGGCAACGCGCCGCCGTTCCGTCACACGATCTATACCAGCGGCGTGTACCTGGTTCCCCGTTCGGATGGACGGTTGATCATCGGCGCTACCGTGGAGGAAGCCGGATTTAGGGACGAGGTCACGCTGGGCGGCGTCATGCAGTTGTTCCGGGACGCCCTCGAACTCGCACCCGGCCTGAAGACCTGGGCGTTGGATTCCACCTGGTCGGGGCTGCGGCCGGTGGCGCGGGACGGATGGCCCGTGCTCGGGGCCACGGGGACGCCGGGTCTGTTCGCGGCTTCGGGGCATGGCCGGAACGGCATACTGCTGGCACCGCTGACCGGAGACCTGCTCGCCGAGGCCATTCTGCACGACCGGGTACCTCGCATCATGCAGCCCTTTCTGCCCGACCGCTTCTACCCGGCCGGTTCCGGAGAGACGAACGATGAACGTGACCGTTAA
- the thiS gene encoding sulfur carrier protein ThiS, producing the protein MNVTVNGTTRKLSGATSIADLLKELGVSSEGTAVALNGAVVPRKEHGTTMLAGDDVVEVIRAVAGG; encoded by the coding sequence ATGAACGTGACCGTTAACGGAACGACCAGGAAACTGTCCGGAGCAACGAGCATCGCCGACCTGCTGAAGGAACTCGGCGTGTCTTCCGAGGGAACCGCCGTGGCCCTCAACGGCGCGGTTGTCCCGAGGAAGGAACACGGGACGACCATGCTCGCAGGCGATGACGTGGTCGAGGTGATCCGGGCGGTAGCGGGTGGATGA
- a CDS encoding thiazole synthase: MCALKIGGLTLDSRLILGTGKYASFELMRESFEESGTGMVTLAIRRIDLDDTSGQSLLDYIDRDRYELLPNTAGCYTASDAVLTCELAREALGTDTVKLEVIGDEKTLFPDNEATLEAARTLVDRGFNVMPYTIDDPIVCKKLEEAGCVAVMPLAAPIGSGLGIRNPHNIAIIVENSQVPVIVDAGVGTASDASVAMELGCDGILMNTGVAGAKDPVKMAVAMRKAVEAGRLAYEAGRIPMKAYASASSPLSGVIHSSS, translated from the coding sequence ATGTGCGCCCTGAAAATAGGCGGTTTGACGTTGGATTCCCGGCTGATACTCGGCACGGGAAAATACGCGAGTTTCGAACTGATGCGGGAATCTTTCGAGGAAAGTGGTACAGGCATGGTTACGTTGGCCATCCGCCGGATCGACCTCGACGATACCTCCGGGCAGTCACTGCTCGACTACATCGACCGCGACCGTTACGAACTGCTGCCCAACACGGCCGGATGCTACACCGCGAGCGACGCCGTGCTGACCTGCGAGTTGGCGCGGGAGGCGCTGGGGACCGATACGGTAAAACTTGAGGTCATAGGGGACGAGAAGACCCTGTTTCCCGATAACGAGGCTACGTTGGAAGCCGCACGCACCCTGGTCGACCGGGGATTCAACGTCATGCCCTATACCATCGACGATCCCATTGTCTGCAAGAAACTCGAGGAGGCGGGCTGCGTCGCGGTCATGCCCCTCGCTGCGCCCATCGGCTCCGGCCTGGGCATCCGCAACCCGCACAACATCGCCATCATCGTGGAGAACAGCCAGGTACCGGTCATCGTCGACGCGGGGGTCGGGACCGCCTCCGACGCGTCCGTCGCCATGGAACTGGGTTGCGACGGCATACTGATGAATACCGGCGTGGCCGGCGCGAAGGACCCGGTAAAGATGGCCGTCGCCATGCGCAAGGCGGTCGAGGCCGGCCGGCTTGCCTACGAAGCGGGACGGATTCCCATGAAGGCCTACGCGTCCGCTTCCAGTCCGCTGAGCGGTGTGATCCACTCATCCTCGTAA
- the thiE gene encoding thiamine phosphate synthase produces MVDFRFYLIGDRTRCAGRSLASALGQACRAGVRAVQIREKDLNTSDLLALTREVQAELGPLPPVLMVNGNLEVAAACGAQGVHLPESGVPVREAREALPPGTLIGRSTHGKESARAAEADGADFVTFGPVYDTPSKAGYGPPMGLRALAEAAGSVTIPVFALGGVTPDRTRACLETGASGVAAISAVLSQPDIPAAVRKFEKALGGL; encoded by the coding sequence ATGGTAGACTTCAGGTTCTATCTGATCGGCGATCGGACCCGCTGCGCCGGACGATCGCTCGCCTCGGCGTTGGGCCAGGCCTGCCGCGCGGGCGTCCGCGCGGTCCAGATCAGGGAGAAAGACCTGAATACTTCGGACCTGCTGGCGTTGACCAGGGAGGTGCAGGCGGAACTCGGACCGCTTCCGCCCGTGCTGATGGTCAACGGCAACCTGGAGGTCGCCGCGGCCTGCGGGGCACAGGGCGTACACCTGCCGGAATCCGGCGTGCCGGTCCGCGAGGCCCGCGAAGCACTCCCCCCTGGTACCCTGATCGGCAGATCGACCCACGGCAAGGAAAGCGCACGCGCCGCGGAAGCGGATGGGGCCGACTTCGTCACGTTCGGACCGGTTTACGATACGCCGTCCAAGGCCGGATACGGTCCGCCCATGGGGCTTCGGGCGCTCGCGGAAGCGGCCGGCTCGGTCACGATCCCGGTTTTTGCCCTGGGTGGCGTGACCCCTGACCGCACGAGGGCGTGCCTGGAAACGGGGGCTTCCGGCGTCGCCGCGATCTCGGCGGTGCTGTCGCAACCCGACATACCCGCGGCCGTCAGAAAGTTCGAAAAGGCCCTCGGCGGCCTGTGA
- a CDS encoding TlpA family protein disulfide reductase, with amino-acid sequence MRRLWKEMNRTLLMAGLLAGMIGIACSGTSVEEEATVVSTETIGTEIGHTAPNFEVYTMDGTKVTLEDFRGRPLFVNFWAWWCPPCIRDAEPLMNIAKKYEGQIDFLFVGVNKFYKDEQPLDPTEFEEGFGPGLETFKQGLQASRLVRPSDESEKNDPDKLAGIAARNKDVIAYYMDSPSSLFDFRGYWERQFRAKTNQRYGIPVTYLIDSEGRIKLDVHPNDQHWDKHDDILEDLIAGKDLSHYAERFPIPPKHLREEAMDN; translated from the coding sequence ATGCGGCGCTTATGGAAAGAAATGAATCGAACGCTCCTGATGGCGGGACTGCTTGCAGGTATGATCGGAATCGCATGCAGCGGGACGTCCGTCGAGGAGGAAGCCACGGTCGTCAGCACCGAGACGATCGGCACCGAGATCGGCCATACGGCGCCGAATTTCGAAGTGTATACCATGGATGGAACGAAGGTCACCCTGGAGGACTTCCGGGGCCGGCCCCTGTTCGTGAACTTCTGGGCCTGGTGGTGCCCACCCTGCATCAGGGATGCGGAACCCCTGATGAACATCGCGAAAAAGTACGAGGGACAGATCGACTTTCTCTTCGTCGGTGTGAACAAATTCTACAAGGATGAGCAACCACTCGATCCCACTGAATTCGAGGAAGGATTCGGCCCCGGACTGGAAACCTTCAAGCAAGGACTTCAGGCGTCCAGGCTGGTTCGTCCTTCCGACGAATCGGAGAAGAACGATCCGGATAAATTGGCCGGGATCGCGGCGCGGAACAAGGACGTCATCGCGTACTATATGGACAGCCCATCCTCCCTTTTCGATTTCCGCGGCTACTGGGAACGCCAGTTCCGGGCCAAGACCAACCAGCGCTACGGCATTCCCGTCACCTACCTGATCGACAGCGAGGGACGCATTAAGCTGGATGTCCATCCCAACGATCAGCACTGGGACAAGCACGACGACATCCTGGAAGACCTGATCGCGGGCAAGGACCTGTCCCACTACGCGGAGCGCTTCCCCATACCACCTAAACACCTGCGCGAGGAGGCGATGGACAACTGA
- a CDS encoding restriction endonuclease, translating to MTQGDIERLRHSYHRSIFEEVLRKGESGAPNNADSASATSVRISNGIIDRIGFDVSSEGLAGQTAGSRFESLTRDFLREAFKLLQHIRPGDWVFALGGNIRDYEQYSHLSEIRNAVRQNKELRIVFGDYIVTPDITVCRKPVSDEEINRFGDVLSDDEIALYTPLRYLNSQVEILHASVSCKWTIRSDRSQNARTEGLNLIRNRKGKTPHIVVVTGEPLPARIASLAFGTGDIDCVYHFALRELIDSATESESDTDLLNTLVAGRRLRDISDLPFDLAT from the coding sequence ATGACTCAAGGCGACATTGAAAGGCTGAGGCACTCGTATCACAGGTCGATATTCGAAGAGGTTTTGCGAAAAGGAGAATCCGGCGCTCCCAATAATGCGGACAGCGCAAGCGCAACAAGTGTCAGAATCAGTAATGGGATAATCGATCGGATAGGATTTGATGTGAGTAGCGAGGGCCTTGCCGGTCAAACAGCTGGAAGTCGTTTTGAGTCATTAACCCGGGATTTCTTACGTGAAGCCTTCAAGTTACTCCAACATATTCGTCCCGGTGACTGGGTATTTGCCTTGGGTGGAAACATCCGTGATTACGAGCAATATAGCCATTTATCCGAGATCAGAAATGCAGTCAGGCAAAACAAGGAGTTACGAATTGTGTTCGGAGACTACATCGTTACTCCGGATATCACCGTGTGCCGCAAACCTGTCAGTGACGAAGAAATCAACAGATTCGGGGACGTGCTGAGCGATGATGAAATCGCGCTCTATACTCCGTTGCGCTATTTAAACTCCCAAGTCGAGATTCTTCACGCGAGTGTTTCCTGTAAATGGACCATTCGCAGCGATCGTTCACAGAACGCTCGAACCGAAGGACTGAATCTGATCCGCAACCGCAAAGGGAAGACACCCCACATCGTAGTCGTTACTGGTGAACCTTTACCCGCTCGGATCGCCTCTTTGGCTTTTGGCACCGGTGATATCGATTGCGTATATCATTTCGCACTACGCGAATTGATCGATTCGGCGACGGAAAGCGAATCAGATACAGATTTGCTGAACACGTTAGTTGCGGGCAGACGTCTGCGCGACATCAGCGATTTGCCTTTCGACCTGGCAACGTGA
- a CDS encoding T9SS type A sorting domain-containing protein — protein MRADVCATSAICLSTWQRDLGNTTGRTTIPTFFRILVSLAILFSGNYAFAQEPPRPLCGTLHLHPFVQPPEGGLAARAHRPEQFGPGRPTVPGEEDRTNNLGHTYTAEPEFYVSPGGHFKIWYVTTTEDRPGAGWPELEDGADGAVPEYVRHCAVFLDESRRVIVEELGYRPPPVDYDHHDRYAAMDADDGGDGLYDVYITDLPSQFSGYTRPEAVTTGAALPSYIVVDNDYAESRRTVEKALDLLRITVAHEYFHAVQFGYDAGEEAFWLEQSAVWMEEQVYDEVDDYLTYLPTFSGFLTEPWISLDTSNGEHEYAGVLWPLYLQKRHDRDLIRKIWERTRTSRALDAIDGELRSVGSDLKSAFQEFTTWNVFTGDRANADLFHEEGAAWPQVELGGLHEPDLPGASGTYLFDGPRIPAHEYPDHLAANYIRFVPDPSLSGGLRIDFTGISGEWGVSVAASGDVDTVMTVPATRGGVTIEVPDWTRFETVMLVVASLDRTGDGFEYAYTAAFDPGLTGDDQSGRPIAASLTTYPNPYYLSSGPATVRYEVGRPGEVQLTLYNVMGRKVRTLVDGNHEEGTFTTTWDGKDDGGRRVASGVYLCRMTTGGTAERIEVTRKLLFLK, from the coding sequence TTGCGGGCAGACGTCTGCGCGACATCAGCGATTTGCCTTTCGACCTGGCAACGTGACCTCGGCAATACAACCGGACGGACAACCATTCCGACTTTCTTCCGAATACTTGTCAGTCTCGCCATTCTGTTTTCGGGTAACTACGCCTTCGCCCAGGAACCTCCCAGACCGCTTTGCGGTACGCTGCATCTCCATCCCTTCGTCCAACCGCCGGAGGGCGGGCTCGCCGCCCGGGCCCACCGGCCCGAACAGTTCGGCCCGGGCCGGCCAACCGTACCCGGCGAAGAGGACCGCACGAACAACCTCGGACATACCTATACGGCCGAGCCCGAATTCTACGTCAGTCCCGGCGGCCACTTCAAGATCTGGTACGTCACCACGACGGAAGACCGGCCTGGTGCGGGCTGGCCGGAACTGGAAGACGGCGCTGACGGCGCCGTTCCCGAGTATGTCCGGCACTGCGCGGTATTCCTGGACGAATCCCGCCGCGTCATCGTGGAAGAACTGGGTTACCGTCCGCCGCCCGTGGACTACGATCATCACGATCGATACGCGGCGATGGATGCGGACGATGGCGGGGACGGGCTATACGACGTCTATATAACCGATCTCCCGAGTCAGTTCAGTGGTTATACCCGTCCGGAGGCAGTCACGACCGGGGCGGCCCTTCCTTCATACATCGTCGTGGACAACGACTACGCCGAGTCCCGGAGGACGGTGGAGAAGGCCCTGGACCTGCTGCGGATCACCGTCGCCCACGAGTACTTCCACGCCGTGCAGTTCGGCTACGACGCGGGGGAGGAGGCTTTCTGGCTGGAACAGAGTGCCGTGTGGATGGAGGAGCAGGTCTACGACGAGGTCGACGACTACCTGACCTACCTGCCTACGTTCAGCGGCTTCCTGACGGAGCCATGGATCTCGCTTGATACCTCGAACGGGGAGCACGAGTACGCGGGCGTGCTCTGGCCGCTGTACCTGCAAAAGCGGCACGACCGGGACCTGATCCGCAAAATCTGGGAACGGACCAGGACGAGCCGGGCGCTGGATGCCATCGACGGGGAACTGCGCAGCGTCGGCAGCGATCTGAAATCCGCCTTCCAGGAGTTCACCACGTGGAACGTCTTCACCGGAGACCGTGCCAATGCGGACCTGTTCCATGAAGAAGGCGCCGCCTGGCCCCAGGTCGAGCTGGGTGGTTTGCATGAACCCGATCTCCCGGGCGCATCGGGCACGTACCTTTTCGACGGTCCCCGGATCCCCGCACACGAGTATCCGGACCACCTCGCCGCGAACTACATACGCTTCGTACCGGATCCCTCGCTTTCCGGCGGGCTGCGCATCGATTTCACGGGCATATCCGGGGAGTGGGGCGTTTCCGTGGCGGCCAGCGGCGATGTCGACACGGTGATGACGGTCCCCGCGACCCGGGGAGGCGTAACCATCGAGGTACCTGACTGGACGCGGTTCGAGACCGTCATGCTCGTAGTGGCGTCCCTCGATCGTACCGGAGACGGTTTCGAGTACGCTTACACGGCGGCCTTCGATCCCGGTCTTACGGGCGACGACCAGTCTGGCCGGCCGATCGCCGCGTCCCTCACCACCTATCCGAATCCCTACTACCTGAGCAGCGGGCCCGCCACCGTCCGATACGAAGTCGGCCGGCCGGGGGAGGTTCAGCTCACCCTGTACAACGTTATGGGCCGGAAGGTCCGCACGCTGGTGGACGGCAACCATGAAGAAGGCACGTTCACCACCACGTGGGACGGGAAGGACGATGGGGGAAGAAGGGTGGCCAGCGGGGTCTATCTGTGCCGGATGACGACCGGAGGGACGGCGGAGCGTATCGAGGTAACGCGCAAGCTGCTGTTCCTAAAATAG
- the miaA gene encoding tRNA (adenosine(37)-N6)-dimethylallyltransferase MiaA, which yields MTFRPMASGAADSRPIPVLVGPTGVGKTAVGIELARRFGAEIISADSRQVYRYMDIGTAKPTAEEQAAAPHHLIDVVDPDVRFSAGEYGRLAREAIQDLAAREVPALVVGGAGLYIKALAGGLFDAPEIPRALRQRLAEGYQSASTDALHERLSAVDPASAVRIHVNDRQRIERALEVHDATGATLTSWFERSVQSRSRGTRLVGLRRDRAALYARIDARVEKMIESGLEAEVRALMDRGYGPGTHTMSTFGYAEMLRYTGSELDLEDAVSTIQQRSRQYAKRQLTWFRQTGNIEWVTVEEGEDPAATCEKIIRSFPDLLF from the coding sequence GTGACCTTCCGTCCGATGGCATCCGGTGCCGCCGATAGCCGCCCCATACCGGTTCTCGTGGGTCCCACCGGCGTAGGCAAGACCGCCGTGGGTATTGAGCTGGCCCGGCGCTTCGGTGCGGAAATCATCTCGGCCGATTCCCGCCAGGTCTACCGGTACATGGATATCGGTACAGCCAAGCCCACCGCGGAAGAGCAGGCCGCGGCCCCCCATCACCTCATCGACGTGGTCGATCCGGACGTGCGGTTCAGCGCCGGCGAATACGGCCGCCTTGCCCGGGAAGCGATCCAGGACCTTGCGGCCAGGGAGGTGCCGGCCCTCGTGGTCGGCGGTGCGGGGCTGTACATCAAGGCGCTTGCCGGCGGACTGTTCGACGCGCCGGAGATCCCGCGGGCACTCAGACAACGTCTTGCGGAAGGATACCAATCGGCGTCCACCGACGCGCTCCATGAACGGCTGAGCGCTGTCGATCCGGCGTCCGCCGTGCGTATCCATGTGAACGACCGGCAACGTATCGAAAGGGCGCTGGAGGTCCACGATGCGACGGGTGCGACCCTGACGTCCTGGTTCGAAAGATCCGTTCAGTCTCGATCCCGCGGAACGCGTCTGGTCGGGTTGCGCCGCGACCGCGCCGCACTCTATGCGCGCATCGACGCCAGGGTCGAGAAAATGATCGAATCGGGTCTCGAAGCGGAGGTCCGCGCCCTGATGGATCGGGGGTATGGTCCCGGGACCCATACCATGTCGACGTTTGGTTACGCGGAAATGCTGCGGTACACCGGGAGCGAGCTGGACTTGGAAGATGCGGTTTCGACCATTCAGCAGCGGTCCCGGCAGTACGCGAAGCGCCAACTGACCTGGTTCAGGCAGACCGGGAACATCGAATGGGTCACCGTGGAGGAAGGGGAAGATCCGGCCGCTACCTGCGAGAAGATCATCCGGTCCTTCCCGGATCTTCTATTTTAG
- a CDS encoding polysaccharide deacetylase family protein — protein sequence MKGGFSMTEGHPQPWWEGCEGAVSLTFDDGMPSQLDRALPILAENGLHGTFYVNPRGPDWHGLLAPWKTVADAGHEVGNHTVNHPCSCAFKETRTDCLETMTLDDMEWEIGEGRRRIAEAIPGQVDFTFCYPCYHAHVGEGPGRRSYVPVVARHHIAGRGKGDFANHPLTADLHHLYSFPVERQARSGMIGLVEEAMNKGQWAVLTFHGISEGHLSVTEDDFSGLCGYLREHRDRIWTAPVVAVARAIRDWRSTAERAGNDS from the coding sequence ATGAAAGGCGGATTCTCCATGACCGAAGGGCACCCCCAGCCCTGGTGGGAAGGATGCGAAGGCGCCGTCTCCCTGACCTTCGACGACGGGATGCCGTCCCAGCTCGACCGGGCCCTCCCGATACTGGCCGAAAACGGTCTTCACGGCACGTTTTACGTCAATCCCCGCGGACCCGACTGGCACGGCCTGCTCGCGCCGTGGAAGACCGTGGCGGACGCCGGACACGAGGTCGGCAACCATACGGTCAACCACCCCTGTTCCTGCGCGTTCAAAGAGACCCGCACGGACTGCCTGGAGACGATGACCCTCGACGACATGGAGTGGGAGATCGGCGAGGGCAGGCGGCGCATCGCCGAAGCCATCCCGGGACAGGTGGATTTCACCTTCTGCTATCCCTGTTACCATGCCCACGTGGGCGAGGGACCGGGCCGCCGGAGTTACGTTCCGGTCGTAGCCCGTCATCATATCGCCGGCCGAGGCAAGGGGGACTTCGCCAATCACCCCCTGACCGCCGATCTGCACCACCTCTACTCCTTCCCCGTGGAGCGCCAGGCCCGCTCCGGGATGATCGGTCTGGTCGAGGAGGCGATGAATAAGGGACAGTGGGCCGTTTTGACTTTTCACGGGATATCGGAAGGGCATCTGTCCGTGACGGAAGACGATTTCAGCGGGCTGTGCGGCTATCTCCGGGAACACCGTGACCGCATCTGGACCGCCCCCGTCGTCGCCGTCGCCCGGGCGATTCGCGACTGGCGTTCCACCGCGGAACGCGCCGGGAACGACTCGTGA
- a CDS encoding aspartate aminotransferase family protein — MTYGDRDQLLRDDAYLIHPLQHRDDHDEPLICVRAEGSTLFDIEGNRYLDGLSSLWNVNVGHGRRELAAAAADQIEELGFFSCYAGATNIPAIRLASRLKERAPGALNHTFFTSGGAVSNDSAIKTARYFWQRAGRPDKTGIISRRHAYHGVTIGAMNATGLEAYWEDFGSSLPGFVHIDAPYPYHYRPEDPGVGCGEASARALEEAILREGPDSVAAFIGEPVQGAAGVIVPPDDYWPRVREICTKYDVLLIADEVITGFGRIGHWFGVSYWNIEPDIITFAKGITSGYVPLGGIIVSDEIHDCIQNAPGDRKWNHSFTYSGHPTCCAVGLANLDLLEHDGLIERSRIMGEMLMDGLQTLRTLPHVGDIRGIGLMAAVEVVEDPASRKPYDPASKIGGRIVKKMLENGVYTRCRGDSVNLAPPFVVTTEELDRMVNVAGEAIESVTA; from the coding sequence ATGACCTACGGCGACCGTGACCAACTGCTGAGGGACGACGCATACCTGATCCATCCCCTTCAGCACCGCGACGATCATGACGAGCCCCTGATCTGCGTGCGCGCCGAGGGCTCCACACTCTTCGACATCGAGGGCAACCGCTACCTCGACGGGCTTTCGAGCCTCTGGAACGTAAATGTCGGCCACGGCCGGCGCGAGCTGGCGGCCGCCGCCGCGGACCAGATCGAGGAACTGGGGTTCTTTTCCTGCTACGCGGGGGCGACGAATATCCCGGCCATACGCCTGGCCAGCCGCCTGAAGGAACGGGCGCCGGGCGCGCTGAACCATACTTTTTTCACGTCCGGCGGCGCCGTATCCAACGACAGCGCGATCAAGACGGCGCGGTATTTCTGGCAACGGGCCGGCCGGCCGGACAAGACCGGGATCATATCCAGGAGACATGCCTACCACGGCGTGACCATAGGCGCCATGAACGCCACCGGCCTGGAAGCCTACTGGGAGGACTTCGGATCCAGCCTGCCCGGATTCGTCCATATCGACGCGCCCTATCCCTATCACTACCGGCCCGAGGATCCCGGGGTGGGATGCGGCGAGGCGAGCGCCCGAGCGCTCGAGGAAGCGATCCTGCGGGAAGGCCCCGACTCGGTGGCCGCCTTCATCGGAGAGCCCGTGCAGGGCGCGGCGGGCGTCATCGTGCCGCCGGATGACTACTGGCCGAGGGTGCGGGAAATCTGCACGAAGTACGACGTGCTCCTGATCGCCGACGAAGTGATCACCGGGTTCGGCCGCATCGGCCACTGGTTCGGCGTGTCTTACTGGAATATCGAACCGGACATCATCACCTTCGCCAAGGGCATCACCAGCGGGTACGTTCCGCTCGGGGGCATTATCGTCTCGGACGAAATACACGACTGCATCCAGAACGCCCCCGGGGACCGGAAATGGAACCACTCCTTCACCTACTCCGGTCACCCGACCTGCTGCGCCGTCGGGCTGGCGAATCTCGATCTCCTGGAGCACGATGGCCTTATCGAGCGTAGCAGGATCATGGGCGAAATGCTGATGGACGGCCTGCAAACGCTACGGACGCTGCCGCACGTGGGCGACATCCGCGGCATCGGGCTGATGGCCGCCGTGGAGGTTGTGGAAGACCCCGCATCCCGCAAACCCTACGATCCCGCGTCGAAGATAGGCGGACGCATCGTGAAGAAAATGCTCGAGAACGGTGTCTACACCCGTTGCCGGGGAGACAGCGTCAACTTAGCTCCCCCATTCGTCGTAACTACCGAAGAGCTGGACCGGATGGTTAATGTAGCCGGAGAGGCCATTGAATCGGTTACGGCCTGA
- a CDS encoding Gfo/Idh/MocA family oxidoreductase codes for MRIGIIGHTGCGDFGHSLDQAFVGVDGAEIAALADPVEEGRTAALERTGAQQGYARYTDMLEREKLDIVVLATHEMSNHLAMVVAAAEQGAHVYAEKPLARTPAEVDAMVEACDRAGVLLIMAHPWRGRPEIQRQAIPMIRDGGIGEPRWARMYGFGGEHGGDQWLIDLYPHFFDFLWQLFGEPSWCQAIITQDGLPARPSDRKEGLFGMGTSAGNGLWAHYQFDGFNAEFESFAGDGIENPYRIDIHGTEGTLILPGPTQDGPDIYFHPHSNPRPFDDDRWEVLAHERVSGGEKWINAHHRMARSMMDLIEGRKPEYELCHARTARRHIEMAMAAHRSHITGARVAFPFAETGNPFDTWTEEGRS; via the coding sequence TTGAGAATCGGCATCATCGGCCACACCGGCTGCGGAGACTTCGGACATTCCCTGGACCAGGCCTTCGTGGGCGTGGATGGCGCCGAGATCGCCGCCCTGGCCGATCCGGTCGAGGAGGGCAGGACGGCGGCGCTGGAACGTACCGGCGCGCAGCAAGGATACGCCCGGTACACGGATATGCTGGAGCGGGAGAAGCTGGACATCGTCGTCCTGGCCACCCACGAGATGAGCAACCATCTCGCCATGGTGGTGGCCGCCGCCGAACAGGGGGCCCACGTGTATGCGGAGAAGCCCCTGGCGCGCACCCCGGCCGAAGTGGACGCCATGGTGGAGGCCTGCGACCGCGCAGGCGTCCTGTTGATCATGGCCCATCCCTGGCGGGGACGGCCGGAAATCCAGCGCCAGGCCATCCCCATGATCCGGGACGGAGGGATCGGGGAACCGCGCTGGGCCCGCATGTACGGTTTCGGCGGAGAACACGGGGGAGACCAGTGGCTCATCGATCTCTATCCCCACTTCTTCGATTTCCTGTGGCAGCTCTTCGGCGAACCGTCGTGGTGCCAGGCGATCATTACCCAGGACGGCCTTCCGGCCCGCCCGTCGGACCGGAAGGAAGGGCTGTTCGGCATGGGCACCTCCGCGGGAAACGGCCTGTGGGCCCATTACCAGTTCGACGGTTTCAACGCGGAGTTCGAGTCCTTCGCGGGCGACGGCATCGAGAACCCCTATCGCATCGACATCCACGGGACAGAGGGCACGCTTATCCTGCCCGGTCCCACGCAGGACGGGCCGGACATCTACTTTCACCCCCATTCCAACCCGCGGCCCTTCGACGACGACCGCTGGGAAGTACTCGCCCACGAGCGGGTATCGGGCGGGGAGAAATGGATCAACGCCCACCATCGCATGGCCCGTTCCATGATGGACCTCATCGAAGGCAGAAAGCCCGAATACGAGCTCTGTCACGCGCGCACGGCCCGCCGCCATATCGAAATGGCCATGGCGGCGCACCGTTCCCACATCACGGGCGCACGGGTGGCCTTTCCCTTTGCCGAAACGGGCAACCCCTTCGACACCTGGACGGAAGAAGGGCGGTCGTAG